In Ailuropoda melanoleuca isolate Jingjing chromosome 4, ASM200744v2, whole genome shotgun sequence, the following proteins share a genomic window:
- the KHK gene encoding ketohexokinase isoform X5, protein MLLLHHQQLQWLPHHCALRHGTHWNFQGQPQSCQPAARHQGSGFGCSEEMSPPRRSLHNEARPQATHNSQPLLKQREEEHWEEERSPEEKHLLPTDLSASISTHFTSNCNRLVGLDPLTNGEAASERPRNLPDVSAADFDKVDLTRFKWIHIEGRNASEQVRMLQRIEQHNATRPPGQRIRVSVEVEKPREELFQLFGYGDVVKKRGREGKVVLGKQNKETALERRRCPSAVVVFTARWRSRLALAFQLQGHSLIFDQINQGLLCHNLQGCILAYLEQVCKRIPVGQ, encoded by the exons ATGCTCTTGCTGCATCATCAACAACTCCAGTGGCTCCCGCACCATTGTGCTCTACGACAC GGGACCCACTGGAATTTCCAGGGTCAGCCCCAGAGTTGCCAGCCTGCAGCACGGCACCAAGGATCTGGGTTTGGGTGTTCAGAAGAGATGAGCCCACCACGAAGGTCCCTGCATAATGAAGCCAGGCCACAAGCCACACACAATTCCCAGCCATTGctgaagcagagggaagaggaacaTTGG gaagaggagaggagcccAGAGGAGAAACATTTGTTGCCCACCGACCTCAGTGCAAGCATATCCACACACTTTACCTCCAACTGCAACAGGCTGGTGGGATTGGACCCACTTACCAATGGTGAAGCAGCCTCAGAAAGGCCCAG GAACCTGCCAGATGTGTCTGCTGCAGACTTTGATAAGGTCGATCTGACCCGGTTCAAGTGGATCCACATTGAG GGCCGGAACGCATCAGAACAGGTGAGGATGCTGCAGCGGATAGAGCAGCACAACGCCACGCGGCCTCCAGGTCAGAGGATCCGTGTGTCCGTGGAGGTGGAGAAGCCCCGAGAGGAGCTGTTCCAGCTGTTTGGCTATGGAGATGTG GTGAAGAAACGAGGCCGGGAGGGCAAAGTTgtattaggaaaacaaaacaaagaaaccgCTCTGGAGAGGCGGAGGTGTCCCTCGGCAGTGGTAGTTTTCACCGCAAGATGGCGCTCGAGGCTCGCTTTGGCTTTTCAGTTGCAGGGACATTCGTTGATCTTCGACCAAATAAACCAAGGACTTTTGTGCCACAATTTACAGGGCTGTATTCTAGCATATCTTGAGCAAGTATGCAAACGCATTCCTGTGGGACAATGA
- the OST4 gene encoding dolichyl-diphosphooligosaccharide--protein glycosyltransferase subunit 4 has translation MITDVQLAIFANMLGVSLFLLVVLYHYVAVNNPKKQE, from the coding sequence ATGATCACAGACGTGCAGCTCGCCATCTTCGCCAACATGCTGGGCGTGTCGCTCTTCCTGCTTGTCGTTCTCTATCACTACGTGGCCGTCAACAATCCCAAGAAGCAGGAATGA
- the EMILIN1 gene encoding EMILIN-1, whose protein sequence is MAPSTLWSCCFCCLLTTAVGAASYPPRGYSLYTGGGGALSPGEPQAQSAPRPASRHRNWCAYVVTRTVSCVLEDGVETFVKADYQPCGWGQPQCPRSIMYRSLLRPRYRVAYKTVTDMEWRCCQGYGGDDCAEGPAPTTPRPRPRPVRPNLSGSSAGSHLSGLGGEGPGDSEKVQQLEEQVQSLTKELQGLRGVLQGLSGRLAEDVQRAVETAFNGRQPPADAAARPGVHETLSEIQQQLQLLDNRVSTHDQELGHLNNHHTGGGGGGGRALDPAPAPPGHGEELLRELEQRLQESCSVCLAGLEGFRRQQQEDRERLRALEKLLASVEERQRQLPGPAMGRRPLQECCPPELGRRLAELERRLDVVAGSVTVLSGRRGTELGGAAGQGGHPPGYTSLASRLSRLEDQFNSTLGPSEKQEEGWPGHPGGLGHWLPAARGQLEKLEGLLANVSGVLGGRLDLLEEQVAGAVQACGQLCSGAPGEQDSQVSEILSALERRVLDSEGQLRLVGSGLHKVGAAGEAQRTALEELQGVVGQLQGRVDAQDETITEFALQLNLTATRLGQLEGLLQARGDEGCGACGGVQEELGRLRDGVERCSCPLLPPRGPGAGPGVGGPSRGPLDGFSVFGGSSGSALQALQGELSEVILTFSSLNDSLHELQTTVEGQGADLADLGATKDRIISEINRLQQEATEHATESEERFRGLEEGQAQAGQCPSLEGRLGRLEGVCERLDTVAGGLQGLREGLSRHVAGLWAGLRETNSTSQTQAALLEKLLGGQAGLGRRLGALNSSVLLLEDQLHQLSLKDLTGPAGEAGPPGPPGIQGPPGPAGPPGLPGKDGQKGPIGPPGPQGEQGVEGAPAAPVPRVAFSAALSLPRSEPGTVPFDRVLLNDGGYYDPETGVFTAPLAGRYLLSAVLTGHRHEKVEAVLSRSNLGVARIDSGGYEPEGLENKPVAESQPSPGALGVFSLILPLQAGDTVCIDLVMGQLAHSEEPLTIFSGALLYGDLELEQV, encoded by the exons ATGGCCCCCAGCACGCTCtggagctgctgcttctgctgcctgCTGACCACAGCCGTGGGGGCAGCTAGCTACCCTCCTCGCGGTTATAGCCTCTACACGGGGGGCGGTGGGGCCCTCAGCCCTGGGGAACCCCAGGCCCAGAGCGCCCCCCGGCCTGCCAGCCGCCACAG GAACTGGTGTGCCTATGTGGTGACCCGGACAGTGAGCTGCGTCCTTGAGGATGGAGTGGAGACCTTCGTCAAGGCTGACTACCAGCCCTGTGGCTGGGGCCAGCCCCAGTGTCCCCGCAGCATCAT gtaCCGCAGCCTCCTCCGCCCTCGCTACCGAGTGGCCTACAAGACCGTGACGGATATGGAGTGGAGGTGCTGTCAGGGGTATGGGGGTGATGACTGTGCTGAGGGTCCTGCACCCACCACACCAcgcccccggccccggcccgTGCGCCCCAACCTCTCTGGCTCCAGTGCAGGAAGCCACCTGAGTGGACTAGGTGGGGAAG GTCCTGGGGACTCCGAGAAGGTGCAGCAGCTGGAGGAGCAGGTGCAGAGCCTGACGAAGGAGCTGCAGGGCCTCCGAGGCGTCCTGCAGGGGCTGAGTGGGCGCCTGGCGGAAGACGTGCAGAGGGCTGTGGAGACGGCCTTTAACGGGAGGCAGCCCCCAGCAGACGCGGCGGCCCGGCCGGGCGTGCATGAAACCCTCAGTGAGatccagcagcagctgcagctccTGGACAACCGAGTCTCCACCCATGACCAGGAGCTGGGCCACCTCAACAACCATCACACCGGGGGCGGTGGCGGCGGTGGCCGGGCCCTGGACCCCGCCCCGGCCCCTCCCGGCCACGGTGAGGAGCTGCTGCGGGAACTGGAGCAGCGGCTGCAGGAGTCCTGCTCCGTGTGCCTGGCCGGGCTCGAGGGCTTCCGCCGGCAGCAGCAGGAGGACAGAGAGCGGCTGCGGGCCCTGGAGAAGCTACTGGCCTCCGTGGAGGAGCGGCAACGGCAGCTCCCCGGTCCGGCCATGGGCCGCAGGCCCCTTCAGGAGTGCTGCCCTCCCGAGCTGGGCCGGCGGCTGGCCGAGCTGGAGCGGAGGCTGGATGTAGTGGCCGGCTCGGTGACTGTGCTGAGTGGGCGGCGAGGCACCGAGCTGGGAGGagcagcagggcaggggggcCACCCCCCGGGCTATACCAGCTTGGCGTCCCGCCTCTCTCGCCTGGAGGACCAATTCAACTCCACTCTGGGTCCCTCAGAGAAACAGGAGGAGGGCTGGCCTGGGCATCCTGGGGGCCTGGGCCACTGGCTGCCTGCTGCCCGGGGCCAACTCGAAAAGCTGGAGGGACTGTTGGCCAACGTGAGCGGGGTGCTGGGTGGGCGGCTGGATCTGCTGGAAGAGCAGGTGGCAGGAGCCGTGCAGGCGTGCGGGCAGCTCtgctctggggcccctggggagcAGGACTCCCAGGTCAGCGAGATCCTCAGTGCCTTGGAGCGCAGGGTGCTAGACAGCGAGGGGCAGCTGCGTCTGGTGGGCTCAGGCCTGCACaaggtgggggcagctggggaggCCCAGCGAACTGCACTGGAGGAACTGCAAGGGGTTGTGGGCCAGCTCCAGGGTCGCGTGGACGCGCAGGACGAGACAATCACTGAGTTTGCACTGCAGCTGAATCTCACAGCCACACGACTGGGCCAACTGGAGGGACTACTGCAGGCCCGTGGGGATGAGGGCTGCGGGGCCTGTGGTGGTGTCCAAGAGGAGCTGGGCCGCCTTCGGGATGGTGTGGAGCGCTGCTCCTGCCCCCTGTTGCCCCCAcggggccctggggctggcccaGGTGTCGGGGGACCCAGCCGAGGGCCTCTGGATGGCTTCAGTGTGTTTGGGGGGAGCTCAGGCTCAGCCCTCCAGGCCCTGCAAGGAGAGCTCTCTGAGGTTATTCTCACCTTCAGCTCTCTCAACGACTCACTGCATGAGCTCCAGACCACTGTGGAGGGCCAGGGTGCTGATCTGGCTGACCTAGGAGCCACCAAGGACCGCATCATCTCGGAGATTAACAGGCTGCAACAAGAGGCCACAGAGCATGCTACGGAGAGTGAGGAGCGCTTCCGAGGCCTGGAAGAGGGACAGGCACAGGCTGGCCAGTGCCCCAGCCTAGAGGGGCGATTGGGCCGCCTTGAGGGAGTCTGTGAGCGGTTGGACACAGTGGCCGGGGGACTGCAGGGCCTGCGAGAGGGCCTTTCCAGACACgtggctgggctctgggctggactACGGGAAACCAACAGCACCAGCCAGACACAGGCAGCCTTGCTAGAGAAGCTGCTGGGGGGCCAGGCGGGCCTGGGCAGGCGGCTCGGTGCCCTTAACAGCTCTGTGCTGCTCCTGGAGGACCAGCTTCACCAGCTCAGTCTGAAGGACCTCACTG GGCCTGCGGGTGAGGCCGGTCCCCCAGGGCCTCCTGGGATACAGGGACCACCAGGCCCTGCTGGACCTCCAGGACTTCCAGGCAAGGATGGACAAAAGGGGCCCATTGGGCCACCAG GTCCCCAAGGAGAGCAGG GAGTGGAGGGGGCACCAGCGGCCCCTGTGCCCCGGGTGGCCTTTTCAGCTGCCCTGAGTTTGCCACGGTCGGAACCAGGCACAGTGCCCTTCGACAGAGTCCTGCTCAACGATGGGGGCTACTATGATCCAGAGACTG GCGTGTTCACAGCACCGCTGGCCGGGCGCTACTTGCTAAGCGCCGTGCTAACTGGGCACCGGCATGAGAAGGTGGAGGCGGTGCTGTCCCGTTCCAACCTGGGCGTGGCCCGCATAGACTCTGGCGGCTATGAGCCTGAGGGCCTGGAGAATAAGCCAGTGGCCGAGAGCCAGCCCAGCCCCGGCGCCCTGGGCGTCTTCAGCCTCATCCTGCCGCTGCAGGCTGGAGACACGGTCTGCATCGACCTGGTCATGGGGCAGCTGGCGCACTCGGAGGAGCCGCTCACCATCTTCAGCGGAGCCCTGCTCTATGGGGACTTGGAGCTAGAACAGGTGTAG